The sequence GGCCGCTCTCGCCATAGGCCAGATCTTGCCCGATGAGCACGATTGGATTGCCGCCCATGACATCCGCGATGGAAAACGCGGCGGTCGCGACCGAGCCGCCGGTCGGAATGCGCGCGCTCGCGCGGTCCAGCCGATCCAGAAACCACGCGTTGTCCGCCGCGCCGCCCGCGAAACCGAACAGTCCCGCGAACGGCAGATCCCAAAGCGGCGGAAAGCTGTTGAGGTCCAACGCGCCGAACACGCGCGGAAGGGCGTCGATGCCTTCGAACTGCGTGCGGATGTCGTTACTCTCGAGTGCGACGGCGATATCAGGCACGATGTCCGTCGCCGCGAGCTTTTTAAGCGCTGTCCCGACCGCGATGACAACGACGCGATCGCGCATGCGCGCCAGTGCGTCGATGTTGCGGTCGAGGCTCGGCCCGGCGGCGACGATCACCACCGGCACGCCCGCGAATTTTCCCGCCAGCCGGCCGACGTGCCCGACCGAAAGAAAACGGGGCAGATTCGCGAAGGCATGCGTCAGCCAGGTGCGCGATTTCATGGCGAGGGTTTGCGTTTCGAGTTCCGCGTTGCGCAGTAGCGTCGCCACGCGCGCATAAAATACCGGAATGAGGTCGGCGAACGGCTTGCGATACCCCGGCGCGACGGCGACCGCCAGATCCGGGGTCATTCGCGTCCGGAATGCGACCTGAAAATAGAGGTGGTCGATCTCGTGCGCGATCTTCAGCCGCCCGGCGGAAAGCGGTTCGGCGAGATCGACGAGCCCGAGCGTGAGGGCGAGCGCGCCGGCGTGCGGCTCGAAGACGTAGACCTTTCGGCAGCCGGCGCCAAGGGCGGCGAGCGCCAGGTGCGCGCCGGCAAACCCGAACGCAACGGTGGCCTTCGTCGGACCGCCCGCGCACGCAAACGCGCGGGCCAGCTCGTCGGCGGCCTCCTTTTCGGGGTCGTATCGGCTGACGAGAGGCCGATCCCCCGCCGAAACAACGATCGCGCCGGAGCGGGCCGAAAACGCGCGGACGGCCGGATCGGGGCGCGGCAGGCGGGCCAGGCGATTGGCCACAAGTGGGTCGGAAAGCCCTAAGGCCGCGATATTCCTTTCGAAAATCGCTTCGTCGAAGGGAATTTCGTTTTCGTTGCGCGCATCAGTCAAATTTTTCCGCCTGTGGACAAATCGCGTTAAAGAATTCCGAAAAAACTGCCGTTACGTCATATCACGCCCGGAGACGAAATTTTCCAGAATTCCACCGTGAATCATAAAGATTCGCGGCGGATTTGCCGATCCTTACACATGGAGAAGATTCGAAACCCGGGAGGGACGATGAATATCGACCCAACATTCAGGCAGCCGCAAGGAGAGCGCGCCGCCGCTACGCGGAGGGATCCCGGCGCCCTCCATAAGGACCGCGAGCCCGTCGAGGGCAAAACGTCCGGCATGGAGGCCACCGAGAAACCGCAAAAGCCCGAGGTCAAAAGCACGCTCGACATGGACAATCGCATGATCACATTCGAGCGGGACGATGACCTGGGGCGCGTCGTCGTGAAGGTCGTGGACCCGAAGACGAAGGAAGTCATCCGGGAGTTGCCGCCCGAGGAACTGCGGGATATCGCCAAGCGCCTGCAGGAAGCCGCGGGAAAACTTCTGGACGGAATGGCGTAAACCTCCAGGTCGTCAAGGCGGAGCGAAAGACATGTCGAGCGTTGGACTCGCGACAGGCCTCGATACCGATACCCTCATCGCGCAGTTGATGTCGATTGAGCGGCGGCCGGTATTGCGGCTCGAAAACAAGATCAAGTCGCGTAACACGCAGTTGGCCGTTTACACGGACCTGCGCAGCCGGCTCGACTCGCTGCGTTCCGCGGTGTCGGGAATAAAGACCGCCGCCGCGTTCTCGAAGTTTACCGCCACCAGCTCCAACGAAGAAGTCGCGACGGTCAGCGCCTCCGGCGAGGCGCAAGCCGGCACGCACACCATGAAGGTGACGCAGCTCGCCACGAATGCAATCAGCGTCAGCCAGTCGTTCGCCTCGAATTCGGCGTCCATCGGCACGGGCACGTTTCGCCTGTCGATCGGCGGCGAGGATCACGACATCGAGATCACGAGCTCGAACAACACGATCAAGGGTTTGCGCGACGCGATCAACGCGGCGGACACGGGTGTGACCGCGTCGATCGTCCAGGACGACGCGTCGGGCAATTCGTTCCGCCTGGTGCTGTCTTCGGACGAGACGGGCACCGAAAACGCGCACACGGTTTCGCTTCAGGGTTGGAGCGGCACGGCGCCGGCCTTCACCGACGGTTCCGGCGAAACGGCGGGCCAGCAGGCACAGGACGCGCAATTCACGTTCGACGGCATCAGCGTCACCAAGAGCGCGAACGAGGTGGACGATCTCATCGACGGCGTCACGCTCTTTTTACGCGACGACTCAAGCCCGACGACGCCCGTCACCATCAAGATCGAAAGCAACGCCGCCGAGGTGAAAAACAGCATCCAGGGATTCGTGGACGCGTACAACGACGCGGTGACGTATCTGCGCGATAAGGGGCGCACGGCGGACATGCGCGGGGACGTCACGTTCTCGCAGCTCTTGTCGTCGCTTCAGAATCTCGTCGCCGAGGGCAATCCGGACGCGACCGGCGCCTACACGCGCATGTCGCAGGTTGGTATCACGTCGCAAAGCGGCAAGCTGACGATCAACGCGGATACGCTGACGAGCGCGCTCGAGGATCACTTCGACGACGTGGTGTCACTGTTCACGACTCGCGGCACGACAAGCGACCCGAACGTGATCTTCCTGAACAACACCACGGCGACGCAGGGCGGATCGTACGCGGTCGAGATCACGGGCGTCGGCTCGCAGGTCACCGGCACGATCGGCGGATACGCCGCGAATTCGTATTCGGGCAACTTTCTCATCGGCGCCGAGGGCACCCCGGTCGAGGGGATGATGATCCAGTTCACCGGCGGTTCGACGGGCAGCTACGGTAATATAAATTTCGCGGTCGGGCTGATGGAGTCGTTCGAGCGTTCGCTAAACGACATCCTGAAATCGAACACGGGGACGATCGCCACGCGCGAGCAACGCATCGAGGACGGCATCGAGGGGCTTCAGGAGCAGATCGAAACCAAGGAGCGCAGCCTCACGCGCACGGAGCAGGCGCTGCGCACGAAGTTCACGCATCTCGAGCAGCTCGTCTCGCAATTACAATCGTCGCAGAACGCGCTCCTCGCGTTGCAGACGCGATCATTCGGGCGTTGAAAAGGAGGATGGGGTGAACGGCTACGGAATGAAAGTCGCGGCATATTCGAGGAACGACGTTCAGACGGCCAACCGACTGCAATTGCTCATCATGCTCTACGACGGCGCGATCAATTTCATGAAACACGCGCGCGAGCGCCTTGTCGAGAAAGATCACGCGAAAAAGGGCTATTACATCACCAAGGCGATGGCCATCATTTCCGAGCTCAAGAGCACGCTCGATTTCTCGGCGAATCGGGAGCTCGCCGGAAATCTCGACCGGCTCTACATCTTCATCAACGATTGCCTGATGAAGGCGCAGGTCGGCAACGACGAGACGAAGATCGACGAGGCCATTCGCGTCACCGGCATCCTGCGCGACGGATGGGTGGAGCTTTCGCAAAACGGCGGGCAGCCCGTCGAGCAGCACGCGATGGACGCGAACGCGCCGGGCTTGCGGGTGAGCGTATGACGTCCCTGACTTCGCGGCTCGAGCGCGGACTCGCGGCGCAGGTCCGTCTGCTCTCGCAAGTGGACGAATTGGCGCGGGCGGGCAACGCGTATCTGGCCGCCGACAATTTCGACAAGCTCGTCGAATGCCAGGGCGAGGTGACCGACACGCTCGTCGAGGTGCTACGGCTCGAAAAGGCCAACCGCGAGCTCGCCGGGCAGCTCATCGACACGCAAACGCAACCCAGCGCGCGCATCCTTCGGCTCGACGAACTCGTCGGCAAGCTGTCATTCGCCGCGATGGAGCGCACGCGCGCCATTCAGGACGCCATCAAGATACAGGCGGCCCAAATCGCCGGGCGCCTCAAACATATCGAGGCCGGCAAGAACGCGCTCGCCGGATATCGCACGCAGGAAGCGGCGGGCGACGATGACCCGGTGCGCCTGCGTCGGACGGGCTGATCGCCGTCAGCAATCAGCAATCAGCGGTCAGCGATCAAGCTTCGTCTTCTTCCGTCCCCGCACCCGCCGGCGCCGGCAGGGCGTTTGCGTCCAGCCCCTCAAGCTCGGCATATTTGTTTCGCGAGATTTCCTGCACGCTCGAAATCTTGTGCTTACTGATCGTCACGCCGCCGGCGACGCGACCTTTCACGAGAAAATCGTCGAAGCGCACGGGGATCTCGGTCCGGATACGCGGCTTTTTGCGCAGCTTCACGAGCGCGAATTTCTCGTCGCCGTCGGATAGGTAATAGACGCGCCCGCCCTTCGATTTCGGGATGAGCGGATAGTCCTTGTCGCGCGTAACACCACCGATCGCAAATCGCTTGACGTAGCCTTTCTCCGTGCGGCCATCGTCGTAAACAATATTGAAAACGCGGTCGCGGTCGGCGGCGTCGAATACCTGCGCCCACAGGATTTTCTCGCCGACAAAGCTGCGCGCCTCGACCTTCGTCACCTTCAGCGAGCCGTCGCGGTTGATCGTCAAGACGTTGTCGAGCCTGGAGCACGGACCGATCTCTTCGCCGATTTTCGGATCGGTGCCGACAAAACCGTGTTCGCGATCGACGTAGAGCTTTTCCGTTCGCGCGGCGACCTCGACGGCGCGCACGGCCTCGAACTGGGTCAGCTCCGTTTTGCGCTCACGGCCCTTGCCGTATTTTTCGATGAGGTGGTCGAGCCATGCGACAACGTACTTCGTCAGGTTGCGCAGGTGCTTGTTGATCTCGGCAAGCTCCCGGTCGATCGCGTCGAGCTCCTCGCGGGCGCGCTCGGCGTCCCACGCGCTGATGCGGCGGATGCGCACCTCCGTGAGCATCACCAGATCGTCGTGTGTCACCTCGCGCCGCAGCTTTTGCCTGTGCGGCTTCAGGCCCTCGTCGATTTCCGAGAGCACCGCCTCCCACGTCTTCGATTTTTCGATGCGCAGGTAGATGCGGTTTTCGACGAAGAACTGCACGAGGCTCTTGTGATGCCATTTCGTTTCGAGCGCGTCGCGCTGCAATTCCAGATCGCGGCGCAGCAACTCCCGGGTCTGATCCGCGTTGTGGATGAGCAACTCGGATGTGGTCATCGACACCGGCCGGCCGTCGCGGATCACCATGCCGTTGGGCGAGAGCGTCACCTCGCAATCGGTGAACGCGTACAGCGCGTCCATCGCCTTGTCCATGTCCACGCCGCGCTGGAAGTAGACGAGGATATCGACCTCGCCGGCCGTGTTGTCGTCGATGCGCGCGAGCTTGATCTTCCCTTTGTCGCCCGCGTTGACGATCGACTCGATGACGCCCTCGGTCGTCGTGCCGTAGGCGATCTCGCGGATGGCGATCGCCTTGCCGCCGCGGTCCTCGAGCCGCGCGCGCACCTTCACGCGAGAACCGGGCGCGCCGTCGTTGTAGCCGGAAACGTCCGCGAGGCCGCCGGTCGGAAAATCGGGAAAGATCTCGAACGGCTCTTTGCGAAAATATTTTTTCTGCGCCTCGAGAAGCTCGACGAAATTGTGCGGCAGGATGCGCGTCGTCAGGCCGACGGCGATGCCCTCGGTGCCGAGCGCAAGCAGAAGCGGAAACCGCACCGGCAGCGCGACGGGCTCCTTGTTGCGCCCGTCGTACGATAGCTTGTAGGTCGTCAGATCGGGATGAAAGCCAACCTCGAGTGCGAATTTCGTCAGCCGCGCCTCAATGTAGCGCGCGGCGGCCGGCGCGTCGCCCGTGACCGGATCGCCCCAGTTGCCCTGCGTGTCGATGAGAAGCTCTTTTTGTCCCAGGCCGACAAGCGCGGCGAAGATCGAGGCATCGCCGTGCGGATGATATTTCATCGCGTGGCCGACAATGTTGGCGACCTTGTTGTAGCGGCCGTCCTCGTTTTCCCACAGCGAGTGCAGGATACGGCGCTGCACGGGCTTCAGCCCGTCGGCGACGTCCGGAATCGCGCGGTCGGTGATGACGTACGATGCGTATTGAAGAAAGTAGTCGCGATAGGTCTCGCCGACCTCGACGGCATCGGGCACGAGCGTCGGCGGCGGAGGCGGCGGCGGATCGCTTTTCTTCTTGCGCGCCATCGAATCAGGCGGTCGCCGAGCCGGCGGCGTCGTCCGCGGACGCGCCGGCCAGGTCAATCGGCTCGATAATCAGATTGTCGGTGATGAAGTCGCGCCGGGCGGGCGTGTTCTTGCCCATGTAATACGAGAGCAGATCCTTCACCGGCGTGCCGTGCGAAATCTCCACGCGCTCCAGGCGAATCTCCGAGCCGATGAATCCGCCGAATTCGTCCGGCGAAATCTCGCCGAGGCCCTTGAATCGCGTGATCTCGGGCTTGCCGGAAAGCGCTTTCACGGCCTCCTGCTTTTCCGTTTCGGAGTAGCAGTAGCGCGTATCCTTTTTGTTGCGCACGCGAAACAGCGGCGTCTGCAGAATGTACACGTGCCCCTTGCGAACGAGCTCGGGGTGGAATTGCAGGAAGAACGTCAGAAGCAACAGGCGGATGTGCATGCCGTCCACGTCGGCGTCGGTCGCGATGATGACGTGGCTGTAGCGCAGATTCTCGATGTCGTCCTCGATGCCGAGCGCGTGCTGCAAAAGGTTCAGCTCCTCGTTTTCGTAAACGACCTTGCGCGAGGAACCGAAGCAGTTGAGCGGCTTGCCCTTCAGCGCGAATACGGCTTGCGTCTGCACGTTGCGCGCCTTGGTTAGACTGCCCGAGGCGCTGTCGCCCTCGACGATGAAAAGCTGCGTGCGCTCGTGATCCGGGTGATTCGCGTCCGTGAAGCTCACCTTGCAATCGCGCAGCTTGCGGTTGTGGATGTTCGCTTTTTTCTGGCGCTCGTTCGCGAGTTTTTTGATGCCCGCCAGCTCCTTGCGCTCGCGTTCGTTGCGCGTGACCTTTTCGCCGAGCGCCTTGGCCGCGTCCGCGTTCTTGTAGAGGTGCGTCACCAGCTTGTCGCGAACGAAATCGACCACCCACGAACGCACGGTCGGCCCGCCGGGTGTCACGTTCAGGCTGCCGAGCTTGGTCTTGGTCTGCGATTCAAACACCGGCTCGTGGATGCGCACCAGGATCGATCCGACGATGCCGCCGCGCGCGTCGGCGCCGTCGATATCGCGCTTGTAGAACTCGCGCAGCCCCTTGAGGATGCCCTCGCGAAACGCCGTCTGGTGCGTGCCGCCGTCCGGCGTGTATTGGCCGTTGACGAACGACAGGTACGATTCGCCGTAGTTGTCGGTGTGCGTCAGGGCGAATTCGATCGTGTCGGATTCGACGTAGATCACCGGATAGAGCCCGGCCTCGCCGACCTCCTTGTTCAACAGATCGAGCAGGCCGTCCTTGCTCTGGATGACCTTGCCGTTGAAATGGATGCGCAAGCCGCGGTTGAGATACGCGTAGTTCCAGAGACGCTCTTCGATGAGTTCCGGCCGGTAGGCGAAATCGTGGAAGATCGACGCGTCGGGCGTGAACTCGATCAGCGTGCCGCTTTGCTCTTTCGACGCCCGCGGGCGCGCCTCCTTCAGCAATTTGCCGCGCGCGAAATCGGCGCTCTTTTCCTGGCCGTCGCGAAACGACGTGACGAGAAAATGATCGGAGAGCGCGTTGACGGCCTTGGTGCCGACGCCGTTGAGTCCGACCGAACGAAAAAAGGCGCCCTTGTCGTATTTCGCGCCGGTGTTGATCCGCGCGACGCACTCCACGAGCTTGCCGTGCGGGATGCCGCGGCCGAAGTCCCGGATGCGCACGGTACCGTTTTCGACCTCGATCTCGATCCGGCGTCCGGCGCCCATGAGGAATTCGTCGACGCTGTTGTCGAGCACTTCCTTCAGGAGGACGTAGATCCCGTCGTCGTATTGCGAACCGTCGCCGAGGCGGCCGATGTACATGCCCGGGCGGGTGCGGATGTGCTCGTCCCACTCGAGGCTTTTGACGTGCTCCTCGGTGTATTCGGCAAGGGGAAGCGATTGCTGTTGGGCCATGGATTTCCTGTTCGCGGCGAGCGCGCCGTTTGTGCCACGCGCCCGACCGGATCGTCAAGCGGTTGCGTAGGTTACGCCGAACCGCGACCATATATAGCGTCGCCGGCCCCATCGAACCGGCAAAATCATTATAACACGGATGAGTCGGGAAGTTGGGGAGTTGGGAAGTTGGGGAGTCGGGAAGTTGGGGAGTTGGGGGAGTCATTTCCAACCCTCCGGATTTTGTCCGTTTTTTTTCGACCTCCAGACATTCCCGACCTTGTCACCGTTGGCCTTTTCGCGACGTGGCCCTAAGCTTCGCGCCATGCGCCCAAGCGTCAGGATAATTTTCACGTTGGCCGTGGCGACGATGATCGTGGCCTGCCAGAGGGAAGCGGGTACGCCCCATGATTGGAACCGCGACCGCGAGGGAGCGAGCCCGCAATCTTCGATCCTCGATCCTCAATCCGCCTCCGACGCGACGCGCGTCGCGCTTACGCACGCCAAAGCGCACTTTGCCAAGCGCATCGAGCGCGTCACGGATCGCGTTCACGTCGCAATCGGCTACGCGCTCGGCAACAGCATTCTGGTCGCGGTCGATGGCGGCAAGGTCATTTTCGACACGACGGAGTCGCTTGCCGCGGCGCGGGAGATCCGCTCGCGCTTCGACGAGATCGCGCCCGGGCCGGTGCTGGCGGTCATCTACACGCACACGCACCCGGACCACATCCTGGGTGCGAGCGCGTTCGCGGATGCGGACACGCCGATCTTTGCGACGGCGCGCGCGCCGCATGATCTGTCGCACCAGTTCGGCAGCGTTTCGACCGCGCTTCGCATGCGCGGCGCGCATCAGTTTGGCGAGGGTCTGCCGGAGAAGCTGATGGTGTCGAACGCGATCGGTGCGCGGCTGCGCCTGGACGACGGTCCGGTGCCGCCGGTCCTGTATCCGACCAAAACGTTTGAGGGCGAAACGCGCTTTGAGATTGGTGGCGTGACGTTCGAGCTTATGGCCGCGCCCGGCGAAACGCACGATCAGCTTTTCGTGTGGCTGCCGGGCGAGCGCGTCCTGTTGCCGGGCGACAATATCTACGCGGCGTTTCCGAATCTCTACGCGCCGCGCGGCGTGCCGCCGCGCCCGGTGCGCGAGTGGATCGCCTCGCTCGACGCCATGCGCGCGCGCGCGCCGGAATATCTGGTGCCGAGTCACACCAGCCCGATTTCCGGCGCCGATTCGGTGATGAAAACGCTGACCGCGTATCGCGACGCGATCGCACACGTTCACAACAGCGTGGTGAATATGGCCAACGACGGCGCCACGCCGGACGAGATGGCCGTGGCGATCCGGCTGCCGACGCACCTCGCGGCGCATCCGTGGCTGCAAGAGGTTTACGGCACCGTCGCGTGGTCCGTGCGCGGCGTCTACGCGGGCTACTTCGGGTGGTTTGACGGCCGCGCGCAAAATCTTTCGCCGCTGTCGCCGCGACGGCGCGCGGACATTCTCGTGCCGCTCGCGGGGCGCGATAGGATTGTCGCGCGCGCAAACGAACTGGCGGGCGAGGGTGATCGCCAGGCGGCGCTCGAACTGGCGTCGATGCTTCTGGACACCAATGCGGGCGACGACGAGGCGCGCGAACTTGCCTCGCGCATGATGGAGGAGATCGGCCGCGCAACACCGAACATGAATGCGCGCGGCTACTACCTGACGAGCGCGGCCGAGCTTGCCGGCGCGTGGGCGCCGCCGCCGCGCCCGGTCATCGCGCCCGAAACGATCGCGCAGGTGCCGCTGGCGACCATCATCGGCACGTTTCCCGAGCGCTTGACGGACAAGGCGGTCGGCGCGGATTTCGTTCTCGGTATCGACATCAGCAACACCGGCGAGAGTTACACGTTTGTCCTCCGCAAGGGGGTCGGCGAGGTCGCGCCGCGCCGCGCGGAAAGTCCCGATCTGCGCATCGTGGCGACGGAGCGCGACTTCAAGGAATTTCTGCTGACGCCGCTTGGCGCGGCGACGAATCTTCTAACCGGCGACGTGAAGATCGAGGGCGGGGTGAAAAATCTCGCTCGCTTCAATTCGCTGCTGAAAAAACCCTAAGCGGAGGGACCGATGAAACCGCCGATCGACAACGCCACCATTCTCATCACCGGCGCGTCCGCCGGCATCGGCGCCGAGTTCGCGCAGCAGCTCGGCACGCGCGCCGGGACGCTGATTCTCGTCGCGCGGCGTAAGGAGGCGATGGACGCGCTCGCCGCGCAGATCACCGCCGCGCGGCCGGAGTGCAAGGTGCTGGTGCGTTCGTGCGATCTGTCCGACCTCGACGCGGCGCGCGGCCTTCTCGACGAACTCGAATCGTCCGCGCCGCCGATCGACGTCCTCATCAATAACGCGGGTTTCGGCGACTTCGGCGTCTTCGATCTCGCCGACTGGCACAAGACCGAGCGCATGTTGCGGCTCAACGTCGTTGTTCTCGCGTATCTGACGCACCGTCTCGTGCGCCCGATGGTCGCGCGCGGGCGCGGCGGCGTGATGAATGTCAGCTCGACCTACGGTCTCGTCTTCAACCCCGGATTTTCCGGTTACATCGGCACGAAGCACTTCGTCTCCGGCTTCACCGAAGCGCTTGCCGGCGATCTCGCGGGGACGGGCGTCGTCGCGACGCACGTCTGCCCCGGCCCGACGGCGACGGAATTCATCGACCAAATCGGCAATTTCACCGGCATGAACACGCCGAAATTCATCGAGCAATCGGCGGCCGATTGCGCACGCGTGGCGATCCGCGCGTTCGAACGCGGACGCGCGCGCGTGCTGACGAGCGGGTTCGCGAAGGTCGGCTACGCGATGAGCTACGTGACGCCGAATTTCGTCCTGCGCGCGATTTACCAGCCGGTCGGCAAGCGGCTACGGAAGATGCAAATGAAGCATCTGAAGGCTACGAATAGTCTGGAAGGCTAAAAGACGGAAAGGCTGGAAGGTCATCGCAGGCGTTGTCATCCTGAGGCGCCGCTCCGAGCGGGGCCGAAGGATCTGGCAGCGAACCGGTTAGCGCGTGGCCGTCTGCAGGAGCCGGCCAGATCCTTCGCTTCGCTCAGGATGACGTCGCTCTGACCAATCCTGGATGTCGAATCGAGTTCGCGACGGCGCATCGTCGTCGGAACTAATACGGGTCGAACATGTCTTTCGTAGCATAGCAGATCGGGCAGACCCAGTCGTCGGGTATCTCCTCGAAGGGCGTGCCGGGGGGGATGTTGCCCTCCGGGTCGCCGACGGCCGGGTCGTAGACGTAGCCGCAACTCGTGCAGACGTATTGCTGCATGCGATTCTCCTCGTCCGTCATTCCAGCACCGCGAGCGCCGTTTTGACATTGCCGAACGGCGCGCTGATCTGAATGCCGTCCACGTGATCGCGCACCGCCGCGAAGGTCTCGCGCGCGATGGCGATGCCCTCCTGGCGCGCGGCTTCCTT is a genomic window of bacterium containing:
- a CDS encoding DUF115 domain-containing protein → MANRLARLPRPDPAVRAFSARSGAIVVSAGDRPLVSRYDPEKEAADELARAFACAGGPTKATVAFGFAGAHLALAALGAGCRKVYVFEPHAGALALTLGLVDLAEPLSAGRLKIAHEIDHLYFQVAFRTRMTPDLAVAVAPGYRKPFADLIPVFYARVATLLRNAELETQTLAMKSRTWLTHAFANLPRFLSVGHVGRLAGKFAGVPVVIVAAGPSLDRNIDALARMRDRVVVIAVGTALKKLAATDIVPDIAVALESNDIRTQFEGIDALPRVFGALDLNSFPPLWDLPFAGLFGFAGGAADNAWFLDRLDRASARIPTGGSVATAAFSIADVMGGNPIVLIGQDLAYGESGQSHALGADEASRFDLASGAPQGGEADLAREGYFRVPGWRGGEVLTKTNLRNYLLWFEQSVPAVTAGGRRAINATEGGARIGGFEQVPLTDVLGALAPLAFDPRERLAACASPEPADATELVRDLERAEKKARRLRLLADELCVELKDVLDRLARDPDAAADRVARALRRAEQTDVEATPILTELDPVIAPFCQSAVFVAETAYDYEGLDDAGQARMNLRQTWTLYNGLKMGANEFLEHAAKLRARLR
- a CDS encoding flagellar protein FlaG, whose product is MNIDPTFRQPQGERAAATRRDPGALHKDREPVEGKTSGMEATEKPQKPEVKSTLDMDNRMITFERDDDLGRVVVKVVDPKTKEVIRELPPEELRDIAKRLQEAAGKLLDGMA
- the fliD gene encoding flagellar filament capping protein FliD; this encodes MSSVGLATGLDTDTLIAQLMSIERRPVLRLENKIKSRNTQLAVYTDLRSRLDSLRSAVSGIKTAAAFSKFTATSSNEEVATVSASGEAQAGTHTMKVTQLATNAISVSQSFASNSASIGTGTFRLSIGGEDHDIEITSSNNTIKGLRDAINAADTGVTASIVQDDASGNSFRLVLSSDETGTENAHTVSLQGWSGTAPAFTDGSGETAGQQAQDAQFTFDGISVTKSANEVDDLIDGVTLFLRDDSSPTTPVTIKIESNAAEVKNSIQGFVDAYNDAVTYLRDKGRTADMRGDVTFSQLLSSLQNLVAEGNPDATGAYTRMSQVGITSQSGKLTINADTLTSALEDHFDDVVSLFTTRGTTSDPNVIFLNNTTATQGGSYAVEITGVGSQVTGTIGGYAANSYSGNFLIGAEGTPVEGMMIQFTGGSTGSYGNINFAVGLMESFERSLNDILKSNTGTIATREQRIEDGIEGLQEQIETKERSLTRTEQALRTKFTHLEQLVSQLQSSQNALLALQTRSFGR
- the fliS gene encoding flagellar export chaperone FliS, giving the protein MNGYGMKVAAYSRNDVQTANRLQLLIMLYDGAINFMKHARERLVEKDHAKKGYYITKAMAIISELKSTLDFSANRELAGNLDRLYIFINDCLMKAQVGNDETKIDEAIRVTGILRDGWVELSQNGGQPVEQHAMDANAPGLRVSV
- a CDS encoding DNA gyrase/topoisomerase IV subunit A, whose protein sequence is MARKKKSDPPPPPPPTLVPDAVEVGETYRDYFLQYASYVITDRAIPDVADGLKPVQRRILHSLWENEDGRYNKVANIVGHAMKYHPHGDASIFAALVGLGQKELLIDTQGNWGDPVTGDAPAAARYIEARLTKFALEVGFHPDLTTYKLSYDGRNKEPVALPVRFPLLLALGTEGIAVGLTTRILPHNFVELLEAQKKYFRKEPFEIFPDFPTGGLADVSGYNDGAPGSRVKVRARLEDRGGKAIAIREIAYGTTTEGVIESIVNAGDKGKIKLARIDDNTAGEVDILVYFQRGVDMDKAMDALYAFTDCEVTLSPNGMVIRDGRPVSMTTSELLIHNADQTRELLRRDLELQRDALETKWHHKSLVQFFVENRIYLRIEKSKTWEAVLSEIDEGLKPHRQKLRREVTHDDLVMLTEVRIRRISAWDAERAREELDAIDRELAEINKHLRNLTKYVVAWLDHLIEKYGKGRERKTELTQFEAVRAVEVAARTEKLYVDREHGFVGTDPKIGEEIGPCSRLDNVLTINRDGSLKVTKVEARSFVGEKILWAQVFDAADRDRVFNIVYDDGRTEKGYVKRFAIGGVTRDKDYPLIPKSKGGRVYYLSDGDEKFALVKLRKKPRIRTEIPVRFDDFLVKGRVAGGVTISKHKISSVQEISRNKYAELEGLDANALPAPAGAGTEEDEA
- a CDS encoding type IIA DNA topoisomerase subunit B — encoded protein: MAQQQSLPLAEYTEEHVKSLEWDEHIRTRPGMYIGRLGDGSQYDDGIYVLLKEVLDNSVDEFLMGAGRRIEIEVENGTVRIRDFGRGIPHGKLVECVARINTGAKYDKGAFFRSVGLNGVGTKAVNALSDHFLVTSFRDGQEKSADFARGKLLKEARPRASKEQSGTLIEFTPDASIFHDFAYRPELIEERLWNYAYLNRGLRIHFNGKVIQSKDGLLDLLNKEVGEAGLYPVIYVESDTIEFALTHTDNYGESYLSFVNGQYTPDGGTHQTAFREGILKGLREFYKRDIDGADARGGIVGSILVRIHEPVFESQTKTKLGSLNVTPGGPTVRSWVVDFVRDKLVTHLYKNADAAKALGEKVTRNERERKELAGIKKLANERQKKANIHNRKLRDCKVSFTDANHPDHERTQLFIVEGDSASGSLTKARNVQTQAVFALKGKPLNCFGSSRKVVYENEELNLLQHALGIEDDIENLRYSHVIIATDADVDGMHIRLLLLTFFLQFHPELVRKGHVYILQTPLFRVRNKKDTRYCYSETEKQEAVKALSGKPEITRFKGLGEISPDEFGGFIGSEIRLERVEISHGTPVKDLLSYYMGKNTPARRDFITDNLIIEPIDLAGASADDAAGSATA
- a CDS encoding MBL fold metallo-hydrolase, yielding MAVATMIVACQREAGTPHDWNRDREGASPQSSILDPQSASDATRVALTHAKAHFAKRIERVTDRVHVAIGYALGNSILVAVDGGKVIFDTTESLAAAREIRSRFDEIAPGPVLAVIYTHTHPDHILGASAFADADTPIFATARAPHDLSHQFGSVSTALRMRGAHQFGEGLPEKLMVSNAIGARLRLDDGPVPPVLYPTKTFEGETRFEIGGVTFELMAAPGETHDQLFVWLPGERVLLPGDNIYAAFPNLYAPRGVPPRPVREWIASLDAMRARAPEYLVPSHTSPISGADSVMKTLTAYRDAIAHVHNSVVNMANDGATPDEMAVAIRLPTHLAAHPWLQEVYGTVAWSVRGVYAGYFGWFDGRAQNLSPLSPRRRADILVPLAGRDRIVARANELAGEGDRQAALELASMLLDTNAGDDEARELASRMMEEIGRATPNMNARGYYLTSAAELAGAWAPPPRPVIAPETIAQVPLATIIGTFPERLTDKAVGADFVLGIDISNTGESYTFVLRKGVGEVAPRRAESPDLRIVATERDFKEFLLTPLGAATNLLTGDVKIEGGVKNLARFNSLLKKP
- a CDS encoding SDR family oxidoreductase, giving the protein MKPPIDNATILITGASAGIGAEFAQQLGTRAGTLILVARRKEAMDALAAQITAARPECKVLVRSCDLSDLDAARGLLDELESSAPPIDVLINNAGFGDFGVFDLADWHKTERMLRLNVVVLAYLTHRLVRPMVARGRGGVMNVSSTYGLVFNPGFSGYIGTKHFVSGFTEALAGDLAGTGVVATHVCPGPTATEFIDQIGNFTGMNTPKFIEQSAADCARVAIRAFERGRARVLTSGFAKVGYAMSYVTPNFVLRAIYQPVGKRLRKMQMKHLKATNSLEG
- a CDS encoding rubredoxin, producing MQQYVCTSCGYVYDPAVGDPEGNIPPGTPFEEIPDDWVCPICYATKDMFDPY